In a genomic window of Thiosocius teredinicola:
- a CDS encoding DUF6998 domain-containing protein — MIPDFRIRQLRDKYLELVQLEVEEFGVKPTEVRHLIGRLGEFECALRVGGTLAHRANQHGFDVVAPDGRRISVKATAQKSGFIAISLKTLALADDLMLLQYQAGELSLVYYGCIKEAVAVARRYEQAGKYELDIAKARSLAAQNPAS; from the coding sequence GCAGCTTCGCGACAAGTACTTAGAGCTTGTGCAACTCGAAGTTGAAGAGTTTGGCGTGAAACCCACCGAGGTAAGGCATTTGATAGGTCGGCTAGGTGAGTTCGAGTGTGCGCTGAGGGTGGGAGGTACTCTTGCACATCGCGCCAACCAGCATGGCTTCGATGTCGTCGCGCCTGATGGCCGTCGAATCAGCGTTAAGGCTACCGCTCAAAAATCTGGTTTTATTGCCATCTCGTTGAAAACACTCGCACTCGCAGATGATCTAATGTTACTGCAATACCAGGCCGGAGAACTTTCTCTGGTGTACTACGGCTGCATAAAGGAAGCAGTGGCGGTTGCGAGGAGATACGAGCAGGCAGGAAAGTATGAGCTCGATATTGCGAAAGCGCGTAGCCTTGCTGCGCAGAATCCAGCGAGTTGA
- a CDS encoding tetratricopeptide repeat protein, translating to MKFEKLIVLSVVVSAGGCANPINQVTADNYQQTCFAAEHNGNLLVAEEACGRALTNVAWGNLGPAEQSQKQYNLARIKRQLAKFPEAEALMKQSLAIEESLPSPSPLRIGRRLVELSASLAGQEKWNEGAPYLTRAYELRDHFSPLEKKYTAEVLAAYSEEFQSEGNAEAGSKFAAMASVIEE from the coding sequence ATGAAATTTGAGAAGTTAATTGTTCTGAGCGTGGTTGTATCGGCTGGTGGTTGCGCTAATCCGATCAATCAAGTCACGGCCGATAACTACCAGCAAACCTGCTTCGCGGCAGAGCATAATGGCAATCTTCTCGTGGCAGAGGAGGCATGTGGTCGTGCGCTAACCAATGTGGCGTGGGGAAATCTCGGGCCCGCTGAGCAATCACAGAAGCAGTACAATCTGGCCCGAATTAAACGGCAACTTGCCAAGTTCCCAGAGGCGGAAGCGCTTATGAAGCAATCATTGGCAATCGAAGAATCCCTTCCTTCACCGTCGCCACTCCGAATTGGGCGCCGCCTCGTTGAACTGTCAGCGTCACTCGCCGGGCAAGAAAAATGGAATGAAGGTGCACCCTATTTAACTAGGGCCTACGAGTTAAGAGATCATTTCTCACCTCTTGAGAAAAAATACACGGCCGAGGTCCTTGCTGCTTACAGCGAAGAGTTTCAGAGTGAAGGCAACGCAGAAGCAGGTTCGAAGTTTGCCGCGATGGCATCAGTAATTGAAGAATAA
- a CDS encoding GNAT family N-acetyltransferase has protein sequence MASPSLRKQRSAPNAAYLGVSCREMGVSYSELAAEDLEECAAVFVEAFASPPWSQNWSLSSALERLKSLYGNESSIGCKATAHERICGFVIGEVEQWNSSQLFMIKELCVAVSQQRRGIGRQVIEMLLNKLPPNVEKVYLLTDREGPAKLFYESLGFSTNENAVVMGKVLNVRS, from the coding sequence ATGGCTTCGCCATCTTTGCGCAAACAGCGCTCCGCACCAAACGCCGCTTACCTGGGCGTTAGCTGCAGAGAAATGGGCGTTTCATATTCAGAGTTGGCTGCCGAAGATCTTGAAGAATGCGCAGCAGTGTTCGTAGAGGCATTTGCATCGCCGCCATGGAGTCAGAACTGGAGTCTAAGTTCGGCGCTTGAGCGGCTCAAAAGCCTTTATGGCAATGAGAGCTCCATCGGGTGCAAGGCTACTGCGCATGAGAGAATTTGTGGGTTCGTTATCGGTGAAGTCGAGCAATGGAATTCGTCGCAGCTATTTATGATCAAGGAGCTTTGCGTGGCGGTATCGCAACAGCGAAGGGGCATCGGCCGGCAAGTTATTGAAATGCTCTTGAATAAATTGCCGCCCAACGTTGAGAAGGTCTATTTGCTCACCGATCGTGAAGGCCCGGCGAAATTGTTTTACGAGTCTTTGGGTTTTTCCACGAACGAAAACGCTGTGGTAATGGGTAAGGTTCTGAATGTACGCAGCTAA
- a CDS encoding DUF2703 domain-containing protein, which yields MNMIEVEWKHLDKSGNTCVRCSDTGEALEEVVQELANECAPCGWKIKLRETKLSKKQISESNSILVNGIPIESILSGAKAAESHCQSCCEFTGNPTTSCRTVEFQGVSYEGIPAGLIRKAICEVAQCC from the coding sequence ATGAATATGATCGAAGTCGAATGGAAGCATCTCGATAAATCGGGAAACACCTGCGTTCGATGCTCTGATACGGGCGAAGCCTTGGAGGAAGTAGTACAGGAGCTCGCGAATGAATGCGCTCCTTGTGGTTGGAAGATTAAGTTAAGAGAAACCAAGCTTTCTAAAAAGCAGATATCTGAATCCAATAGTATTCTCGTCAACGGCATTCCGATCGAGTCCATTCTTTCCGGGGCGAAGGCGGCGGAAAGTCACTGCCAATCGTGCTGCGAGTTCACCGGTAACCCCACTACATCGTGTCGCACGGTAGAGTTTCAAGGTGTCTCGTACGAAGGCATTCCAGCGGGCCTAATCCGAAAAGCCATCTGTGAGGTCGCACAATGCTGTTGA
- a CDS encoding GFA family protein: MPKQNIEGGCQCGAVRYVVEGEPIMAAICHCSTCRRANAAPAVAWAMFESGQVDFVAGQLKKYEASEEATRGFCAECGTQISFEAEYLPGLIDITVGSFDNPESVQPSMHYWHSKHLSWAEFSDELPRYPEFPPFEQ, encoded by the coding sequence ATGCCAAAGCAAAACATTGAGGGTGGTTGCCAGTGTGGCGCGGTGCGATACGTGGTCGAGGGTGAGCCCATCATGGCGGCGATCTGCCATTGTTCAACCTGTCGTAGGGCCAATGCGGCACCAGCTGTAGCGTGGGCAATGTTCGAGTCTGGGCAAGTTGATTTTGTGGCTGGGCAATTGAAGAAGTACGAGGCATCTGAAGAAGCAACAAGAGGGTTCTGTGCTGAATGCGGCACCCAGATCAGCTTTGAAGCTGAGTACTTGCCTGGGTTAATTGATATCACCGTGGGGAGTTTCGATAATCCGGAATCCGTACAGCCGTCGATGCATTACTGGCACTCGAAGCACTTGTCATGGGCCGAGTTCTCTGATGAGTTGCCGCGTTATCCTGAGTTCCCGCCGTTCGAACAATGA
- a CDS encoding DUF4160 domain-containing protein — MVPEDLIEKKLAEAISLEEIAEVLKLLLGGGYSIGEDGSLYYIRQLVAQVKGLKIEVFAKEHAPPHFHVRGGGVNASFSLESCEHLQGNVGRREKALIEWWYQRSREQLIHAWNSTRPTDCPVGAYTE; from the coding sequence ATGGTCCCGGAAGATCTCATAGAAAAGAAGCTGGCTGAGGCGATCTCCTTAGAAGAGATCGCTGAAGTTTTGAAATTGCTTCTGGGTGGGGGATATTCAATTGGGGAAGATGGCAGCCTTTACTACATTCGCCAGCTAGTAGCCCAAGTGAAAGGTTTAAAAATCGAGGTATTCGCAAAAGAACATGCGCCGCCCCATTTTCATGTGCGTGGCGGTGGCGTTAATGCCTCGTTTTCACTCGAGAGCTGCGAGCATCTTCAAGGCAATGTGGGTCGTCGAGAAAAGGCGCTTATTGAGTGGTGGTACCAGAGAAGCAGGGAGCAACTGATTCACGCATGGAATTCAACGAGGCCAACAGATTGTCCCGTTGGGGCTTACACCGAGTGA
- a CDS encoding HNH endonuclease, with protein sequence MWPRKVKEQALVSCGRRCSICHTFCGTKIELHHIVPESKGGLSTIENCIPLCFNCHADVEHYNPAHPKGTKFSSNELRGHRDKWFAAVSDLSRAIVPRDEESKMYEGQRVELGGYVWREAFPGPPNYESLETDTREVCWMLVLKEPITLIASSFEDESSYEIGGFAGCR encoded by the coding sequence ATGTGGCCAAGAAAAGTCAAAGAACAAGCCCTAGTGTCCTGTGGGAGAAGATGCAGTATTTGTCATACCTTCTGTGGCACGAAAATCGAGCTGCATCATATTGTGCCTGAGTCAAAAGGTGGGCTATCCACAATCGAAAACTGTATTCCTCTTTGCTTCAATTGCCACGCTGACGTTGAGCACTACAATCCGGCCCACCCAAAAGGTACGAAGTTTTCGTCAAATGAGCTTCGGGGGCATCGAGATAAATGGTTTGCAGCGGTGAGTGATCTTTCGCGCGCTATTGTGCCTCGAGATGAAGAGTCGAAAATGTATGAAGGTCAAAGAGTCGAGCTTGGAGGGTATGTTTGGCGTGAAGCCTTTCCTGGCCCGCCGAACTATGAGTCTCTCGAAACTGATACGCGAGAGGTATGTTGGATGTTGGTGCTAAAAGAGCCGATAACGCTCATTGCATCCTCGTTTGAAGACGAGTCATCTTATGAAATTGGCGGCTTCGCCGGTTGCAGATGA
- a CDS encoding DUF4431 domain-containing protein, with protein MIPSEAFSEINSFLLDNAIVSGKLWQSHTGHHRGDALMEVESVESQ; from the coding sequence ATGATCCCAAGCGAGGCATTTAGCGAGATCAATTCTTTTCTGTTGGATAACGCCATAGTGAGCGGGAAGCTGTGGCAATCTCACACTGGGCATCACCGTGGTGATGCGCTTATGGAAGTCGAATCGGTCGAATCACAATGA